The Synechococcus sp. RS9916 DNA segment AGCAGCGAGGAACTGGAAGGGCTCATCACACTCGGTCCAGAACTTGCGATTCACAGCCGGGTACTCAGCCTCATCCTTCAGCTTGGTCACCATCTCTAGTTCCCAGGCCATACGGCCTTCCATGCTGGGCTTGTCGGTCTTAACCGCAGGTGTCTCGATAGCTGCAGCGTTAGCCAGCGTGATCAGCAGATCCTTCTGCACCTCACGGATGTTCTCCTCAGTCACCTGAACACTGTTGGCGAAGTGGAGGAGAGCCTTCTGATAGTCGCTGCCCTGGGGGTTGAGCGTGTCACACATGTAGGACATGCGGAGGCGGCTATCGAAGTAGGTCGGCAGATCGCAGTGATCGATGGGCCGGAACCGGGCGGCCATCATCAGCACTCGTAACGGTGTCACCCGCTCACGGTCTGCAACCTCTCGGTTCTCGTGCCATGCCCTCAGCTTCTTGATTGCGGCTCTGTACTCCGGGGTTTCGTTTTTGCCATCAGGCATCCAACGGTTGTCCCAGACCGCAGGGTCGATCAGAGGCTTGTGAAGATCGTCCCAAGAATCTTTTTCGAAGGTGGTGCACTTCCCGATCTCAAAGCACGGCTACGTTACGTAAACGGCACGCTAACGTTGCAGCCCTGATGTCTTGACGTTCGAGCTTTCAGGCAAAACAAGGCTTTTCCGCTGAATCGCGCCTTATTTTCTAAAGATCACAACAAGCCCTTGCTTCCCCATGATCGTTTTGAAGATCTCCAATTCCTCGGAGGTTGTCGCGTCCAAGGTTGGCAAGTTTCTGGAATTTCTCACTCCTGATTCCATGGACCATGCCGCTGTTGAAGATCAGGTGATCAAGAAGCTGGTGGAAAACCTCGCCGCTGAAGGCATCAAAGGTGAGATCGCAGCGGTGAAGGGGTTGAACCTCGAAGGCCAGGAAATCAGCCTTCACGACGGCATGAAGGTGCGGAAACACGAAACCTTCTGATCCCATGCAGCCGCTGATCACCAGTCGGCGAAATCCCCTGGTGCGGCGACTGCGTGCTCTAGCGGCGCGCCAGGGCAGGGAAGAGGAGGGCCTGCTTCTGCTGGAAGGCACCCACCTGCTGCAGGAGCTCGTGCCATTGCTCCGCCAGCACCCGCAGTCCCTGGAGCTGGTGGCCACCCCCACCTGGCTTCAGGGGCACCAAGCCCTTTTGGCCCGCCTTCATCCAGCACCAAAACTGCAACTGGTCAGCGAAGAGGTGCTGCAGGCCTCTCTCACCACCGTCAACCCTGATGGCGTGGCAGCCCTGCTGCCCCTCGCCCTGCTCCCCCAGAAGCCAGCGTCCCCAGCGTTTGTCCTGGCCCTCGATCGCATCCAGGACCCCGGGAACCTTGGGACCCTGCTGCGCACAGCCATGGCCGCCGATGTGGAGATGGTTTGGCAAGGCTCGGGGGCTGATCCTCTGAACCCCAAGGTGGTGCGCAGCTCCACCGGAGCAGTTCTGAAGCTCCCCCTGCACCGTTTCGGCCCTGCAGAAGCCGCCGGAATCACAGAACTGAAACAGACCCTGCATCAAGCCCGCGATCGCGGACTGCAGGTCGTGGCCACCCTGGTGCCCGGAGCTGGAGGCCCCTTAAGCGTTGTCCCCTACTGGGAGCTCGACTGGCGCCTTCCCACCGTGCTGGTGCTCGGCAATGAAGGGCGCGGGCTGCACCCCGAGCTGTTGGACTGCTGCACCCATGGCGTCACCCTGCCCCATAGCCCCGCGGTGGAGTCGCTGAATGTGGCATCTGCCGCGGTGCCTCTCCTCTTGGAACGGCGACGGGCGACAATGACCGCTCCCTCGCAGCAGTCCGGGTGAGCGACGCCAGTTTCGACTTCGATGTGATCGTGATCGGTGCCGGCTATGGCGGCTTTGATGCCGCCAAGCAT contains these protein-coding regions:
- a CDS encoding RNA methyltransferase gives rise to the protein MQPLITSRRNPLVRRLRALAARQGREEEGLLLLEGTHLLQELVPLLRQHPQSLELVATPTWLQGHQALLARLHPAPKLQLVSEEVLQASLTTVNPDGVAALLPLALLPQKPASPAFVLALDRIQDPGNLGTLLRTAMAADVEMVWQGSGADPLNPKVVRSSTGAVLKLPLHRFGPAEAAGITELKQTLHQARDRGLQVVATLVPGAGGPLSVVPYWELDWRLPTVLVLGNEGRGLHPELLDCCTHGVTLPHSPAVESLNVASAAVPLLLERRRATMTAPSQQSG
- a CDS encoding DNA-directed RNA polymerase; this encodes MTPLRVLMMAARFRPIDHCDLPTYFDSRLRMSYMCDTLNPQGSDYQKALLHFANSVQVTEENIREVQKDLLITLANAAAIETPAVKTDKPSMEGRMAWELEMVTKLKDEAEYPAVNRKFWTECDEPFQFLAALREYYEIFVWCCSTVARVPNGRDATNSGS